The region ACGCCTCTCGCGGTCGGTGGCGACCGAACACGTCCCCGAGGACCGAATCGGGGACGTCGACTTCCCGATGACCCGCGACGAGGACGAACTCCGGCGGGCGTGGAAGGAGGCCGCCGCGGAAATCGCACCGCGTGCGCGCGAGGGGACCGCCGCGTTCGTCACGCTCGGCGACCCGAACGTCTACTCGACGTTCGGTCACCTCCGGCGGACGCTCTCGGCGTTCCACCCGGAGGTCGAACTCGACGTCGTCCCCGGAGTGAGCGCCGTGACCGCCTTCACGACCGCCCTCGGCGTCGAGATCTCGTCCGGATCGAGCGTCGCGCTTCACGAAGCGGCGCGCGGCGCCGCCCCGACCGGCCCGGACCGGATGGTCCTGTTCAAGGTGACCGACGTTCCGGCGACGCACGAACGACTCACCGACGCCGGGTACGACGTGGTGTACGGCCGGCGACTGTACATGGAGCAGGGCGAGACGGTCGTGACGGACGACCCAGAGGCCCTGAGCGAACGCGACTACTACACGCTGGCCTACGCGGAGAAGCGCGACGTCGACTCAGAGCCCGCGACGGCGACGTTCGAGGAGCGAACGCGGGAGCGTCGGTCAGACGGGGAACCGGCGACGACGGACGGCGGGCCGCGAGGCGGTGCCGAATCGGAGCGCGGCCGAACCGCAAGCGGACGGACGCCGACCCGCGTCGAACGGGAAGAACTCGCCGAGGGCGAAGCCTGCGGCGACGAACCTGCGGAGGTGCAGTCGCGGTGACCGACCCCCAAGACGCCATCGACGCGGCGGCGGACGCCCGAGCGACGGAGCGAGACCCCCGAATCGACGAGCGAACCGCCGGCGAG is a window of Halopelagius longus DNA encoding:
- a CDS encoding cobalt-factor II C(20)-methyltransferase, with the protein product MTLYGVGLGPGDADLVTVRGRRVLEEADVVYSPGRLSRSVATEHVPEDRIGDVDFPMTRDEDELRRAWKEAAAEIAPRAREGTAAFVTLGDPNVYSTFGHLRRTLSAFHPEVELDVVPGVSAVTAFTTALGVEISSGSSVALHEAARGAAPTGPDRMVLFKVTDVPATHERLTDAGYDVVYGRRLYMEQGETVVTDDPEALSERDYYTLAYAEKRDVDSEPATATFEERTRERRSDGEPATTDGGPRGGAESERGRTASGRTPTRVEREELAEGEACGDEPAEVQSR